A window of the Lactuca sativa cultivar Salinas chromosome 7, Lsat_Salinas_v11, whole genome shotgun sequence genome harbors these coding sequences:
- the LOC111894008 gene encoding uncharacterized protein LOC111894008, giving the protein MTTLSSRSNFNGGTRMRNKNVIRCDYGNVCGVSISRTPDNPGRKFWGCPNYQMEGGNYGFFKWADEELGQNMEMCHIEEIKPLLEVIIGLLVVISLMLAIVVIKM; this is encoded by the exons ATGACAACTTTGTCTTCAAGATCAAACTTCAATGGTGGTACAAGAATGAGGAACAAGAATGTAATAAGATGTGACTATGGTAATGTTTGTGGTGTATCAATCTCACGAACACCTGATAACCCAGGACGAAAATTTTGGGGCTGCCCTAATTATCAG aTGGAAGGAGGTAACTATGGTTTTTTCAAATGGGCGGATGAAGAACTAGGTCAAAATATGGAGATGTGTCATATAGAGGAGATCAAGCCATTGTTAGAAGTGATCATAGGGTTGTTAGTGGTTATATCGTTGATGCTAGCAATAGTGGTTATTAAGATGTAG